The Novosphingobium sp. MMS21-SN21R genome contains a region encoding:
- a CDS encoding fumarylacetoacetate hydrolase family protein, protein MRLATYDNGLPDGELIVVSGDGERSMSAGPKWPSLLTAIESWSDALPDLRSLADRLEAGDGEAVVSEKLRAPLPRSWQWLDGSAFVTHGELMQVAFGIDPIDRARPLMYQGMSDRFLGPVEPAAFPSEADGIDFEGEFGVIVDFVPMGTSVEQAAGYIRLVVQINDWSLRTIAPVEMKTGFGWVQAKPACSMAPFAVTPDYLGEHWQNGRVCLDLLVERGGERFGFVNGGEMAFSFAELVAHAARTRDLVAGTVIGSGTVSNAQYASRGSACISERRAIEIIAAGAPSTPFLQFGETIRMVGQCSDGAAPFGAIVQEVARA, encoded by the coding sequence ATGCGTTTGGCAACCTATGACAACGGCCTTCCCGATGGCGAATTGATCGTAGTCTCGGGCGATGGCGAACGATCTATGTCAGCCGGTCCGAAGTGGCCCAGCCTGCTAACGGCAATCGAGAGCTGGTCCGATGCCCTGCCGGATCTCCGCAGCCTTGCCGACAGGCTCGAGGCCGGTGACGGCGAGGCCGTCGTCAGCGAGAAACTTCGCGCTCCGCTGCCTCGATCATGGCAATGGCTCGACGGCTCGGCCTTCGTGACCCACGGCGAGTTGATGCAGGTCGCCTTCGGCATCGACCCGATCGATCGCGCGCGGCCGCTGATGTACCAAGGCATGTCGGATCGTTTTCTCGGCCCGGTTGAGCCCGCTGCTTTTCCCAGTGAGGCTGACGGCATCGACTTCGAAGGTGAATTCGGCGTGATCGTCGATTTCGTGCCGATGGGCACCAGCGTGGAGCAGGCGGCAGGATACATCCGGTTGGTGGTGCAGATCAACGACTGGTCGCTGCGCACGATCGCGCCTGTGGAGATGAAGACAGGTTTCGGCTGGGTCCAGGCAAAGCCCGCATGTTCGATGGCACCGTTCGCCGTGACACCCGATTACCTGGGTGAGCACTGGCAGAACGGGCGTGTGTGCCTTGACCTTCTGGTCGAGCGTGGCGGAGAGCGTTTTGGGTTCGTCAATGGCGGTGAGATGGCATTCTCCTTTGCCGAATTGGTCGCTCATGCGGCTCGCACACGCGATCTTGTCGCCGGTACGGTGATTGGCTCGGGCACGGTTTCCAATGCGCAGTACGCGTCGCGCGGTTCCGCCTGCATCTCGGAACGTCGCGCAATCGAAATCATCGCAGCCGGTGCGCCGAGCACGCCGTTTCTGCAATTTGGCGAGACGATCCGCATGGTTGGCCAATGCTCTGACGGCGCAGCGCCCTTCGGCGCCATAGTGCAGGAAGTCGCACGAGCATGA
- a CDS encoding family 43 glycosylhydrolase yields MSIPESTRREVLSLAMAGAAATSLPIGNGAALAKGAPDRVTPKRAFPWKRGIEGQRRADLGNGTYLNPVLAGDHPDPSVLHDGDQYYKVSSSFEYYPGLLIWQSADLVNWTPIGPALQRPVGSVFAPDLVKHDGRYFIYFPALNIPIAASSPPPGPRRPTISVMVVHADRIEGPWSEPADMDIFDGIDPGHAVGEDGKRYLFLNGGNRVPISDDGLSRAGPTQKVYEGWKIPADWVIEGFELEGPKMLRRGEWFYMFAAQGGTGGPPTGHMVIVARSRSIHGPWENCPHNPIVRTVDPAEPWWSRGHATPILGPGGDWWLVYHGYENGFRTLGRQLLLEPFTWTADGWPCAMGGDLSRPLRKPMSGASRPHGTALSDDFQISAFGTRLQFFGPGADYASRAVLTDGTLVLQGLGSGPADAAPLVLNAGERRYEVEVELELTGDAIGGLLLFYNSKLFCGLGADENRLHQYKTGVEPFYPPAGPSMGRKMHFRVVNDENVASFYQGRDGQTWQLVRSYEVSGYNHNIGDGFLSLRPAIFAAREGSVSFRRLQYRSL; encoded by the coding sequence GTGTCGATACCTGAAAGCACCCGCCGCGAAGTGCTCTCACTGGCAATGGCAGGGGCGGCTGCCACTTCCTTGCCGATAGGTAATGGCGCTGCCCTGGCAAAGGGCGCTCCCGACAGGGTCACGCCGAAACGGGCTTTTCCGTGGAAGCGTGGAATCGAAGGGCAGCGCAGGGCAGATCTTGGCAATGGGACCTACCTCAATCCCGTCCTGGCAGGCGACCACCCGGATCCCAGCGTGCTGCACGACGGCGACCAGTACTACAAGGTCTCCTCTTCGTTCGAATATTACCCAGGGCTATTAATCTGGCAATCAGCCGACTTGGTGAACTGGACGCCGATTGGTCCCGCACTGCAAAGGCCGGTCGGTTCGGTTTTCGCACCCGATCTCGTCAAGCACGATGGGCGCTATTTTATTTACTTCCCCGCTCTGAACATCCCGATTGCGGCAAGTTCTCCGCCGCCCGGCCCGCGGCGACCAACGATTTCAGTTATGGTGGTTCACGCGGACCGGATCGAGGGCCCATGGAGCGAACCTGCGGACATGGATATTTTCGACGGCATCGATCCGGGCCACGCGGTAGGCGAAGATGGCAAACGCTATTTGTTTCTCAATGGCGGCAATAGGGTGCCAATCAGTGACGACGGGTTGTCACGCGCCGGACCGACACAGAAGGTGTACGAAGGATGGAAAATTCCTGCCGACTGGGTCATTGAAGGGTTCGAACTCGAGGGACCAAAGATGCTTCGGAGAGGCGAATGGTTCTACATGTTCGCCGCCCAAGGGGGTACAGGTGGTCCGCCTACGGGCCACATGGTCATCGTGGCTCGATCCCGTTCCATTCACGGCCCGTGGGAAAACTGCCCGCATAATCCGATTGTCCGCACTGTTGATCCTGCCGAACCTTGGTGGTCGCGCGGGCATGCAACTCCGATCCTAGGCCCGGGCGGCGACTGGTGGCTTGTCTATCACGGCTATGAAAACGGTTTTCGCACGCTTGGGCGGCAACTTTTGCTGGAACCCTTCACTTGGACAGCCGACGGCTGGCCGTGCGCAATGGGCGGTGATCTTTCTCGCCCATTGCGAAAACCGATGAGCGGTGCCTCGCGGCCGCACGGTACCGCACTATCTGATGACTTTCAGATCAGTGCGTTTGGCACACGGTTGCAATTTTTTGGGCCAGGTGCCGATTACGCAAGTCGCGCAGTGCTCACCGATGGTACACTGGTACTGCAAGGACTGGGCAGCGGGCCGGCGGACGCAGCGCCGCTCGTCCTCAATGCTGGCGAAAGACGGTACGAAGTGGAGGTCGAACTCGAATTAACGGGAGATGCAATTGGCGGCCTGTTGTTGTTCTACAATTCCAAGCTTTTTTGCGGCTTGGGAGCGGACGAGAACCGCCTTCATCAATACAAAACTGGGGTCGAACCTTTTTACCCACCCGCAGGGCCTTCAATGGGGCGAAAAATGCATTTCCGGGTGGTGAATGACGAAAACGTGGCAAGCTTCTACCAAGGCCGCGATGGGCAGACTTGGCAGTTGGTGCGGTCCTACGAGGTGTCGGGCTACAATCATAATATTGGCGACGGCTTCTTAAGCCTCCGGCCTGCGATATTTGCAGCCCGTGAAGGAAGTGTGTCGTTTAGGAGGCTGCAGTACCGCAGCCTATAG
- a CDS encoding S-(hydroxymethyl)glutathione dehydrogenase/class III alcohol dehydrogenase, translating to MKTRAAVAFAAKQPLEIVELDLEGPRAGEVLVEIMATGICHTDAYTLDGLDSEGLFPSVLGHEGAGIVREVGVGVTSVKPGDHVIPLYTPECRQCKSCLSGKTNLCTAIRATQGQGLMPDGTSRFSYKGQTIFHYMGCSTFSNFTVLPEIAVAKIRDDAPFQTSCYIGCGVTTGVGAVINTANVQVGDNVVVFGLGGIGLNVIQGARLAGAAKIIGVDLNPDREEWGRKFGMTDFLNSRGLSREDTVAKIVAMTDGGADYTFDATGNTEVMRTALEACHRGWGTSIIIGVAEAGKEIATRPFQLVTGRNWRGTAFGGAKGRTDVPKIVDMYMTGKIEIDPMITHVMGLEEINTAFDLMHAGKSIRSVVVF from the coding sequence ATGAAGACCCGCGCCGCCGTTGCCTTTGCCGCCAAGCAGCCGCTTGAGATTGTCGAGCTTGATCTCGAAGGGCCCAGGGCGGGTGAAGTGCTGGTCGAGATTATGGCAACCGGGATCTGCCACACCGATGCCTACACGCTCGACGGACTGGACAGCGAGGGCTTGTTCCCCTCGGTGCTCGGTCATGAAGGCGCCGGGATCGTACGCGAGGTCGGGGTCGGGGTAACCAGCGTCAAGCCCGGCGATCACGTGATCCCGCTTTACACGCCCGAATGCCGGCAGTGTAAGTCGTGCCTGAGCGGCAAGACCAACCTGTGCACCGCGATCCGCGCCACACAGGGGCAGGGGCTGATGCCCGATGGCACCAGCCGCTTTTCCTACAAGGGCCAGACCATCTTCCACTACATGGGCTGCAGCACTTTCTCGAACTTCACCGTGCTGCCCGAGATTGCCGTTGCGAAAATCCGTGACGACGCGCCGTTTCAGACGAGCTGCTACATCGGCTGCGGCGTGACCACAGGGGTCGGCGCGGTGATCAATACTGCCAATGTGCAGGTGGGCGACAATGTCGTGGTCTTCGGGCTCGGCGGCATCGGCCTCAACGTCATCCAGGGCGCGAGGTTGGCGGGTGCGGCCAAGATCATCGGCGTCGATCTCAACCCCGACCGCGAGGAATGGGGCCGCAAGTTCGGCATGACCGACTTCCTCAACTCGCGCGGGCTGAGCCGTGAAGACACCGTGGCGAAGATCGTCGCCATGACCGACGGCGGCGCGGACTATACCTTCGACGCCACCGGCAACACCGAAGTCATGCGGACTGCGCTCGAAGCGTGTCACCGCGGTTGGGGCACCTCGATCATCATTGGCGTGGCCGAAGCCGGCAAGGAAATTGCCACCCGCCCGTTCCAGCTCGTCACCGGGCGCAACTGGCGCGGCACGGCGTTCGGCGGGGCCAAGGGCCGCACTGACGTACCCAAGATCGTCGACATGTACATGACCGGTAAGATCGAAATCGACCCGATGATCACGCACGTCATGGGGTTGGAGGAAATCAACACCGCCTTCGACCTGATGCACGCGGGCAAGTCGATCCGTTCGGTCGTGGTGTTCTGA
- the fghA gene encoding S-formylglutathione hydrolase has product MEQVSAWKSHGGMQGVYTHQSAQTGTPMTFSVFVPDHTPGAKLPVLWYLSGLTCTHANVTEKGEFRAACAEVGIVFVAPDTSPRGDDVPDDEGYDFGKGAGFYVDATQELWARNFRMRSYIEHELPALVAGNFPVDLDRQGITGHSMGGHGALTIALRNPGRFRSVSAFSPIVAPLECPWGEKALGGYLGPDRTAWREYDACALIADGARVPELLVDQGDADSFLEVQLKTDLLVRATQDAGISATIRMQPGYDHSYYFISTFMAEHVKWHAARMKI; this is encoded by the coding sequence ATGGAACAGGTTTCGGCCTGGAAGAGCCACGGCGGCATGCAGGGCGTCTATACGCACCAGTCCGCGCAAACGGGCACGCCCATGACCTTTTCGGTCTTCGTGCCGGATCATACCCCAGGCGCGAAGCTGCCGGTGCTGTGGTATCTTTCAGGCCTGACCTGCACCCATGCCAACGTAACCGAAAAGGGCGAATTCCGCGCCGCCTGCGCCGAAGTGGGGATTGTCTTCGTCGCGCCCGACACCAGCCCGCGCGGCGATGACGTGCCGGACGACGAAGGCTATGATTTCGGCAAGGGCGCCGGCTTCTATGTCGATGCCACGCAGGAGCTTTGGGCGCGGAACTTTCGCATGCGCAGCTATATCGAGCACGAATTGCCGGCACTTGTTGCCGGTAATTTCCCGGTCGATCTGGACCGGCAGGGGATCACCGGCCACTCGATGGGAGGTCACGGCGCACTCACCATCGCCCTGCGCAATCCCGGCCGCTTCCGCTCGGTCAGCGCCTTTTCACCCATTGTCGCACCACTGGAATGCCCGTGGGGCGAAAAGGCGCTCGGCGGCTATCTCGGGCCGGACCGCACGGCCTGGCGGGAATATGACGCCTGCGCTCTGATCGCCGATGGCGCGCGGGTGCCTGAACTGCTGGTCGACCAGGGGGATGCGGACAGCTTCCTTGAAGTCCAGCTCAAGACGGATTTGCTAGTCCGCGCGACGCAGGACGCCGGAATTTCCGCGACGATCCGCATGCAGCCGGGCTATGACCACTCATATTACTTCATTTCGACCTTCATGGCTGAACATGTGAAGTGGCATGCCGCCAGAATGAAAATTTAG